A window of the Euzebya pacifica genome harbors these coding sequences:
- a CDS encoding Gfo/Idh/MocA family protein, translating into MVLRAGVIGLGTMGRHHVRVLRTMDGIDFVGVADPSGDPHGAAQGGRVFISDEQLIEAGLDMAVLSAPTEHHEQVAMRLAEAGIPTLVEKPLAHTLDAATRITEAFEAAGLVGAVGHIERFNPALQAMRTKLEDGLLGELYQIATRRQGPFPVRIMDVGVILDLATHDVDLTAWVGGSSVAAISARTAHKTGRPHEDLVAATGVLADGTVTNHLVNWLSPYKEREIAALGEAGALIADTVTADLTFHANGSEVNEWEELTRFRGVSEGDVIRYSIPKPEPLMTEMLAFRDAVLGEPADIVTMRDGLAAVRVAEAMRLSASEGVTSYLEDDEPTTA; encoded by the coding sequence ATGGTGCTGCGAGCAGGCGTGATCGGGTTGGGGACCATGGGCCGCCACCACGTCCGGGTGCTGCGCACCATGGACGGGATCGACTTCGTCGGGGTGGCCGACCCGTCCGGTGACCCGCACGGTGCAGCCCAGGGCGGTCGGGTCTTCATCAGCGACGAGCAGCTCATCGAGGCCGGGCTGGACATGGCGGTCCTGTCCGCGCCCACCGAACATCACGAGCAGGTCGCGATGCGGCTGGCCGAGGCCGGGATCCCCACGCTGGTGGAGAAGCCGTTGGCCCACACCCTCGATGCGGCGACAAGGATCACCGAGGCGTTCGAGGCCGCCGGGTTGGTCGGCGCCGTCGGCCACATCGAACGGTTCAACCCGGCGCTGCAGGCGATGCGGACCAAGCTGGAGGACGGGCTGCTGGGCGAGCTCTACCAGATCGCCACGCGCCGTCAGGGCCCGTTCCCCGTCCGCATCATGGATGTCGGCGTCATCCTCGACCTGGCCACCCATGACGTCGACCTGACGGCCTGGGTCGGCGGGTCGTCGGTGGCGGCCATCAGCGCACGGACCGCCCACAAGACCGGTCGGCCGCACGAGGACCTGGTCGCCGCCACCGGCGTGCTGGCCGACGGCACGGTCACCAACCACCTCGTCAACTGGTTGTCGCCGTACAAGGAGCGCGAGATCGCCGCCCTCGGCGAGGCCGGCGCACTGATCGCCGACACCGTGACCGCCGACCTGACCTTCCACGCCAACGGCTCGGAGGTCAACGAGTGGGAGGAGCTGACCCGTTTCCGGGGCGTCTCCGAAGGCGACGTGATCCGCTACTCGATCCCCAAGCCCGAACCGCTGATGACGGAGATGCTGGCCTTCCGCGATGCGGTGCTGGGAGAGCCGGCCGACATCGTGACGATGCGGGACGGCCTTGCCGCCGTTCGGGTTGCCGAGGCGATGCGGCTGTCGGCCAGCGAAGGCGTCACCAGCTACCTGGAGGACGACGAACCGACCACCGCCTGA
- the folP gene encoding dihydropteroate synthase, producing MLLRLGATTLDLHRRMAVMAIVNRTPDSFYDRGATYALEASVDHALAQVEEGADLVDVGGVKAGPGEDVDTAAELDRIVPFVEAFRRRSDAPLSIDTFRAEVADAALSAGADLINDTSGLSDPDLAGVVAAHDAALVVMHSGGDIRQRPMRNHYHPDVTTVVRDELARLLDRATAAGVDRDRIVVDPGHDFRKNTLHSLEVTRNLPVLAELGRPVLVALSNKDFIGESLDLPLAERVDASIGAAVVSMTLGARMVRVHETQRTVRAVRMAEVILGWRDPVRTVRGLA from the coding sequence ATGCTGCTGCGACTCGGCGCCACCACCCTCGACCTGCACCGACGCATGGCCGTGATGGCGATCGTCAACCGGACGCCCGACTCGTTCTACGACCGCGGGGCCACCTACGCGCTGGAGGCCTCCGTCGACCACGCCCTGGCACAGGTGGAGGAGGGGGCGGACCTCGTCGATGTGGGCGGGGTCAAGGCCGGTCCGGGTGAGGACGTCGACACCGCCGCCGAGCTGGACCGCATCGTCCCCTTCGTCGAGGCGTTCCGGCGGCGCAGCGACGCCCCGCTGTCGATCGACACCTTCCGGGCCGAGGTCGCCGACGCGGCCCTGTCGGCCGGGGCGGACCTGATCAACGACACCTCGGGCCTGTCGGACCCCGACCTCGCCGGGGTCGTCGCCGCGCACGACGCCGCGCTGGTGGTCATGCACTCCGGCGGCGACATCCGCCAGCGGCCGATGCGCAACCACTACCACCCCGACGTGACGACCGTGGTCCGCGACGAGCTGGCGCGGCTGCTGGACCGGGCGACCGCCGCGGGGGTGGACCGCGACCGGATCGTGGTCGACCCCGGCCACGACTTCCGCAAGAACACCCTCCACTCCCTGGAGGTGACGCGGAACCTGCCGGTCCTGGCCGAGCTCGGCCGACCGGTGCTGGTCGCGCTGTCCAACAAGGACTTCATCGGCGAGTCGCTGGACCTGCCGCTGGCCGAGCGGGTCGACGCCTCCATCGGGGCGGCGGTCGTCAGCATGACGCTCGGCGCCCGCATGGTGCGGGTCCACGAGACACAACGAACCGTCCGCGCCGTGCGCATGGCCGAGGTCATCCTCGGCTGGCGCGACCCGGTGCGGACCGTCCGCGGACTCGCGTAG
- a CDS encoding acyl-CoA synthetase, translating into MTDHTPGLLWERAAQHADRTAIVDGGRTHDYAELLDASSRVAHTLLDGRSDLDGERVAFMVTPSFQHVAVQWGIWRAGGTAVPLCLSHPPAELAYVLDDADPTVVVGEAAHAGLLEPLVEDRGLRWLRVDDALQGASGPLPTVPLDRPALMIYTSGTTGRPKGVVSTHGNLEAQIGSLVEAWAFSSTDRTVLDLPLHHLHGILNVVGCSLWVGATVEMHARFDAAATWERLASGDLTLYMAVPTIYRRLIDHWTAAGPAERDRLTTGVRGLRLMVSGSAALPVPTMRRWEEISGHTLLERYGMSELGMALSNPLHGDRVAGSVGFPMPGVEVRLVDEDGVEVEGHLPGEIQVRGDTVFLEYWRRPEATAASFTDDGWFRTGDIATRRDGRYRILGRSSVDILKTGGEKVSALDVENVLLGHPGVAECAVVGLADPDWGQRIVAAVVPVEPDLDTDALREWCRGHLAPFKIPKSIHLVDALPRNAMGKVVKATVADQLES; encoded by the coding sequence GTGACCGACCACACCCCAGGGTTGCTGTGGGAACGCGCAGCCCAGCACGCCGACCGGACCGCGATCGTCGACGGCGGACGGACCCACGACTACGCCGAGCTGCTTGATGCGTCCAGCCGCGTCGCTCACACCCTGCTGGACGGCCGCTCCGACCTCGACGGCGAACGTGTGGCCTTCATGGTCACCCCCTCGTTCCAGCACGTGGCCGTGCAGTGGGGCATCTGGCGTGCCGGTGGTACGGCCGTTCCGCTGTGCCTGTCCCATCCGCCCGCCGAGCTCGCCTACGTGCTCGACGACGCGGACCCGACCGTCGTGGTCGGCGAGGCTGCACACGCCGGCCTGCTCGAGCCGCTCGTCGAGGACCGGGGCCTTCGGTGGCTCCGGGTCGACGACGCGCTGCAGGGTGCATCCGGCCCGCTGCCGACCGTGCCGCTGGACCGTCCTGCGCTGATGATCTACACCAGCGGCACGACCGGTCGGCCAAAGGGTGTGGTCAGCACCCACGGCAACCTGGAGGCGCAGATCGGCTCGTTGGTCGAGGCGTGGGCGTTCTCGTCCACCGACCGAACCGTGCTCGACCTGCCGCTGCACCACCTCCACGGGATCCTCAACGTGGTGGGCTGCAGCCTGTGGGTCGGGGCCACCGTCGAGATGCACGCGCGGTTCGACGCCGCCGCGACGTGGGAGCGCCTGGCCAGCGGCGACCTCACGCTCTACATGGCCGTGCCCACGATCTACCGGCGGCTGATCGATCACTGGACCGCCGCAGGACCAGCCGAACGCGACCGGCTGACCACCGGGGTCCGCGGCCTGCGGCTGATGGTCTCGGGGTCCGCCGCGCTCCCCGTGCCCACGATGCGTCGCTGGGAGGAGATCAGCGGACACACGCTGCTCGAGCGGTACGGCATGTCCGAGCTCGGCATGGCCCTGTCGAACCCGCTGCACGGCGACCGGGTGGCGGGAAGCGTCGGATTCCCCATGCCGGGGGTGGAGGTGCGCCTCGTCGACGAGGACGGCGTCGAGGTCGAGGGGCATCTGCCCGGGGAGATCCAGGTGCGCGGCGACACCGTGTTCCTGGAGTACTGGCGTCGGCCCGAGGCCACGGCCGCGTCCTTCACCGATGACGGCTGGTTCAGGACCGGCGACATCGCCACGCGCCGGGACGGCCGCTATCGCATCCTGGGCCGGAGCTCGGTCGACATCCTCAAGACCGGCGGGGAGAAGGTGTCGGCCCTCGACGTCGAGAACGTCCTGCTCGGCCACCCCGGGGTCGCCGAGTGCGCCGTCGTCGGGCTGGCCGATCCGGACTGGGGACAGCGCATCGTTGCCGCCGTGGTCCCGGTCGAACCGGATCTGGACACCGATGCGCTGCGGGAGTGGTGCAGGGGACACCTCGCCCCGTTCAAGATCCCGAAGTCCATCCATCTGGTCGACGCCCTGCCGCGCAACGCGATGGGCAAGGTCGTGAAGGCAACGGTCGCCGACCAGCTCGAGTCGTGA
- a CDS encoding CarD family transcriptional regulator — translation MALEPGDDVVHSIHGPGRVVAVQMRDTPDGPVEYVTIEVGDMRILIPTSEVEAVGVRDPISEEDAEAILELLAEDPLKDPGHSARRRRNQKRLLDGDAAALAKIVRSLQALREDRDKPLAMRDKDHLRSATAKLAGELAIALKVTEEEAASLIERATATDEAEADAEA, via the coding sequence ATGGCACTCGAACCCGGCGACGATGTCGTCCACTCGATCCACGGTCCCGGCCGTGTCGTGGCTGTGCAGATGCGCGACACCCCTGACGGCCCCGTGGAGTACGTCACGATCGAGGTGGGCGACATGCGCATCCTCATCCCCACGAGCGAGGTGGAGGCGGTCGGCGTACGCGACCCGATCAGCGAGGAGGACGCCGAGGCGATCCTCGAGCTGCTCGCCGAGGACCCCCTGAAGGACCCGGGACACTCCGCCCGACGTCGTCGCAACCAGAAGCGGCTGCTCGACGGTGACGCCGCGGCGCTGGCCAAGATCGTCCGCAGCCTGCAGGCGCTCCGCGAGGACCGCGACAAGCCGCTGGCGATGCGCGACAAGGACCACCTCCGGTCGGCCACCGCGAAGCTTGCGGGTGAGCTGGCCATCGCCCTGAAGGTCACCGAGGAGGAGGCGGCCTCGTTGATCGAACGCGCCACCGCCACCGACGAGGCCGAGGCCGACGCGGAGGCCTGA
- a CDS encoding acyltransferase has protein sequence MRIDPDATVAEDAQIGEGTMVWGLAQVRDGARLGKECIVGRGAFVDTGVVLGDRCKVQNNALLYAPATLEDGVFIGPAVILTNDLRPRSISPDGQLKRGSDWAAAGVTIRHGAAIGAGAIVVAGVTVGRWAMAAAGATVAKDVPDHALVAGVPARQLGWVCACGGRLDVDPEDGRWTCREDGTVHRLTDGTMAAEG, from the coding sequence ATGCGGATCGACCCAGACGCCACCGTTGCCGAGGACGCCCAGATCGGCGAGGGCACCATGGTCTGGGGCCTCGCGCAGGTCCGGGACGGGGCCCGGCTGGGCAAGGAGTGCATCGTCGGACGAGGGGCGTTCGTCGACACCGGGGTGGTGCTCGGTGACCGCTGCAAGGTGCAGAACAACGCGCTGCTGTACGCGCCGGCGACGCTGGAGGACGGGGTGTTCATCGGCCCCGCCGTGATCCTCACCAACGACCTGCGACCGCGGTCGATCTCACCCGACGGCCAGCTCAAGCGCGGCTCGGACTGGGCCGCTGCCGGCGTCACCATCCGCCACGGCGCAGCCATCGGTGCCGGCGCGATCGTCGTCGCCGGCGTCACCGTGGGACGCTGGGCCATGGCCGCTGCCGGCGCAACCGTGGCCAAGGACGTGCCCGACCACGCGCTGGTCGCGGGGGTCCCGGCGCGTCAGCTCGGCTGGGTCTGCGCCTGCGGCGGGCGGCTCGACGTCGACCCCGAGGACGGCCGCTGGACCTGCCGAGAGGACGGCACGGTCCATCGCCTGACCGACGGCACCATGGCCGCGGAGGGCTGA